One part of the Chroogloeocystis siderophila 5.2 s.c.1 genome encodes these proteins:
- a CDS encoding Ycf34 family protein → MCICVNCHYVDRCITYHAVETQHEQPHLTENPNFEPIEPSINVNIRTHEDIIEMEYDVVGCVSFKREMGKWAKLRPGELVPT, encoded by the coding sequence ATGTGTATTTGCGTGAACTGCCACTATGTCGATCGCTGCATCACATACCACGCGGTTGAAACTCAGCACGAACAGCCTCACTTAACTGAAAACCCCAATTTTGAACCGATCGAACCCTCAATCAACGTTAACATTCGTACCCACGAAGACATCATTGAGATGGAATACGATGTCGTTGGTTGTGTTAGCTTCAAACGCGAAATGGGTAAATGGGCAAAACTACGCCCTGGTGAACTTGTACCTACCTAG
- a CDS encoding CCA tRNA nucleotidyltransferase yields the protein MAMCQNLSRLSPKKWCFSLELLPQPIYLVGGAVRDALLGRSADYLDLDFVLPENAITTARSLARYYKAGFVILDAQRQIARVVFPQATVDFALQEGSSLETDLRRRDFTVNAIAYNPHTQEIIDPLGGCIDLQRHCLRMVSQQNLQDDPLRLLRAYRQAAQLGFTIESETRLAIQTLAPHIQHVAAERVRVELGYLLAHSQGTLWLKSAAEDGLIKYWFPNASVEDVAAVDTAAVKLSEIWSQLNVELCQSVRDTVKTTWLGIAKLACLVSPQPEIAEAELMQLTYSRAEIRGVITILKLLPQFQTHPLSIREQYFFFQEAARVFPAIALLSVAKGTSVDAIAPLINRYLDPQDPVAHPQLLVTGKDVIQALKIKPSPLVGKLLTAIALAQAEGEITTVDEAIELAAAMLDKKEIL from the coding sequence ATGGCGATGTGCCAGAACTTGTCTAGATTATCTCCTAAAAAGTGGTGTTTTAGCTTGGAACTACTACCACAGCCGATTTACTTAGTTGGTGGTGCGGTACGCGATGCTTTATTAGGGCGGAGTGCTGATTACTTAGATTTAGATTTTGTTTTACCAGAAAATGCGATCACCACTGCAAGATCGCTGGCACGTTATTACAAAGCAGGTTTTGTGATTCTCGATGCCCAACGCCAAATTGCGCGTGTGGTGTTTCCTCAAGCGACTGTAGATTTTGCCCTACAAGAAGGTTCTAGCCTAGAAACCGATTTACGACGACGCGACTTTACCGTAAATGCGATCGCCTACAACCCTCATACGCAAGAAATTATCGATCCTCTCGGCGGCTGTATCGATTTACAGCGCCATTGTTTACGGATGGTATCACAACAAAATTTGCAAGATGACCCTTTACGACTACTCCGCGCTTACCGTCAAGCTGCACAGCTTGGTTTTACGATTGAGTCAGAGACTCGCTTAGCAATTCAAACTTTAGCACCACATATCCAACACGTTGCTGCTGAACGCGTGCGGGTAGAATTAGGATATCTTCTTGCCCATTCTCAAGGAACTTTGTGGTTAAAAAGCGCGGCGGAAGATGGCTTGATTAAATACTGGTTTCCCAACGCTAGCGTTGAGGATGTTGCTGCTGTTGACACCGCAGCGGTAAAACTTTCAGAAATTTGGTCACAACTCAACGTCGAACTTTGCCAAAGTGTGCGCGATACTGTAAAAACAACATGGTTAGGTATTGCCAAACTCGCGTGTCTTGTCTCTCCACAACCCGAAATTGCTGAAGCCGAACTCATGCAACTTACATATAGTCGAGCAGAAATTCGCGGTGTCATTACGATACTCAAACTACTACCACAGTTCCAAACACATCCGCTGTCTATCCGCGAACAGTATTTTTTCTTTCAAGAAGCTGCAAGAGTCTTTCCAGCAATCGCACTATTATCTGTAGCTAAGGGGACTTCAGTTGATGCGATCGCACCTTTAATCAATCGCTACCTCGATCCTCAAGATCCTGTCGCGCATCCTCAATTACTCGTTACAGGTAAAGATGTAATTCAAGCACTCAAAATTAAACCAAGTCCTTTGGTGGGAAAGCTGCTTACAGCGATCGCGCTAGCCCAAGCTGAAGGTGAAATTACTACAGTTGATGAAGCAATCGAATTAGCAGCAGCCATGCTTGACAAAAAAGAAATATTGTGA